Part of the Pseudomonas abietaniphila genome is shown below.
CGGCGACTTCATTCATGACGCGCTCGGCCGGTGGTGCCGTGCGCAGCATGCCGTTGGTGATACCGGTCAGGGACTCGATGAACGACGGGATACGCACGCCGGCATTCATCAGGCTCTGATAACGCTCGACGATAACGCCCTGCTCCATGATCACCACGGCAATCTCGGTCGCCCGGCAACTGCTGCTTGGGGAGATGCCCGTGGTTTCAAAGTCGATGACGGCGATGCGTTCAAGCATTTTTACAACCTTAAATATGTGTTGATCCACAGACTGTAGGAGCGTGGCTTGTCTCTGGGCCGCATCCGGACGATCTGCCGGGCACCGGCAGCAAAACCTGAAAACTCGTTATGCCTGATACACCAGCTGTACCGGCCTTACGGCTGCTGCGCAGCCGATCGCGGGACAAGCCTCGCTCCTACAGTTCGATGTTCAGCTTTTGAGCAGCAACCCGCCCTCGATCGGCACATACCGACTGGCCGCGCGGATCAGGGAATTGGCGGTCAGGCCCGGCACGCCGTAGGCCACGGCTTCGACGCCATGCCTACTGATGATGCGCTCGAGCAACAGGTCGAAATCCCCGTCGCCGGAGGCCAGCACGACCTCGTCGACGGTCGGCGCGACGTCCATGATGTCGATGGTGATCCCCACGTCCCAGTCGCCTTTGGCTGAACCATCGCTGCGCTGGATGTAGGGTTTGAGTTTGACGGTGAAGCCGAGATTGCGAAGGATCTGCTGGAATTGCTGCTGCTTGCTGTCGCCACGGTCGATGGCGTACGCATAAGCCTCGACGATTTGGCCGCGCTGGCTGATGTCCGCCCACAGTGCGGCATAGTTGAAGTGGCAACCATGAGCCTGACGCACGGTGTAATACAGGTTCTGTACGTCGGCAAACACCGCGATTCTTCTCACCCGATCTCCTCGATGCGCTGACAAGCGACGATGGTCCGACAGCCGGACCGGCGCTCAGTATGCCAGTTTGAGGAGGGGATTGAAGACTTCAGTATT
Proteins encoded:
- a CDS encoding NYN domain-containing protein, which encodes MRRIAVFADVQNLYYTVRQAHGCHFNYAALWADISQRGQIVEAYAYAIDRGDSKQQQFQQILRNLGFTVKLKPYIQRSDGSAKGDWDVGITIDIMDVAPTVDEVVLASGDGDFDLLLERIISRHGVEAVAYGVPGLTANSLIRAASRYVPIEGGLLLKS